From the genome of Aspergillus chevalieri M1 DNA, chromosome 8, nearly complete sequence, one region includes:
- the exg2 gene encoding putative exo-beta-1,3-glucanase (CAZy:GH5;~COG:G;~EggNog:ENOG410PJVJ;~InterPro:IPR017853;~TransMembrane:1 (i251-273o)): MPRQYRRDRDSDPDRNPAYHHHYDNDTYNDNDDYEYDSSDEDPNREPDYRPNFGFNSRLPFNLRGFVPVWNDPDGYNEHDHDDNVNNGHGHEYGNAYDTRRTVAPEESATKHQSADSSNSAAHLLAGQDHEDRGYPDEGLRVGKRRSQRKKALLDGLGPGAGAGAGAARDITRDRPQGRIVSGAHLEEGRGQVRQRSGFFPAGGAGGGGGGAAAAGPGEELLRKEGNGGNWNGSTVSSNIVDRPFYKRKRWWLGMGILLLILAAIAVPVAVVMTRKHTNKHTTSAGTDSDSSDDNAPANLNLKGISRDSIPSSAKGTILDPFTWYDTTDFNVTYTNATVGGLPLMGLNSSWDDSTQANEHVPPLNESFPYGSQPIRGVNLGGWLSIEPFIVPSFFDKYDSWEGIVDEYTLTQRLGDAANATLEKHYAKFITEQDFIDIRDAGLDHVRIQYSYWAIKTFDENDKPYVSQIAWRYLLRAIEYCRKYGLRVNLDLHGLVGSQNGWNHSGRQGAIGWLNGTDGALNRKRSLELHDSLSKFFAQDRYKNIVTIYGLVNEPLMLSLPIKDVLEWTTEVTKLVQGNNITAWIAFHDGFLNLSKWKKMLKGDDVPDNMLLDTHQYTIFNTGQIVLKHADRVNLICNDWYHMIQEINTTDAGWGPTICGEWSAADTDCAPYLNDVGRGTRWEGTFSPGDSTQYCPTADTDEKCSCANANANPATYTDGYKKFLQTYAEAQMSAFETAQGWFYWTWKTERAAQWSYSTAWKGGFMPKKAYEPAFRCGDDVPDFGDLPEYY, translated from the exons ATGCCACGCCAATATCGCCGAGATCGCGACAGCGATCCAGATCGGAATCCTGCATACCACCACCATTACGATAACGATACAtacaacgacaacgacgatTACGAATATGACAGCAGTGACGAAGACCCCAACCGAGAACCAGACTACAGACCGAATTTCGGGTTCAACTCGCGATTACCGTTTAATCTGCGCGGGTTTGTTCCCGTTTGGAATGATCCTGATGGTTATAATGAGCATGACCACGATGATAATGTGAATAATGGACATGGACACGAATACGGGAATGCATATGATACGAGACGCACCGTCGCCCCAGAAGAAAGCGCAACGAAACACCAAAGCGCCGATTCAAGCAACAGTGCCGCGCATTTATTAGCCGGCCAGGACCATGAGGACAGAGGATATCCGGACGAAGGACTGCGCGTCGGAAAACGACGGTCTCAGCGCAAGAAGGCGTTGCTGGATGGTCTTGGGcccggtgctggtgctggcgctggTGCGGCGCGAGATATCACGAGAGATCGCCCACAAGGGCGGATTGTTTCTGGTGCGCATTTGGAGGAGGGGCGGGGGCAGGTGAGGCAGAGGTCTGGGTTCTTTCCCGCTGGCGgggctggtggtggtggtggtggtgctgctgctgctgggccTGGGGAGGAATTGCTGCGTAAAGAGGGTAATGGTGGGAATTGGAACGGGAGTACAGTGAGCTCGAACATAGTCGACCGACCATTCTACAAGCGCAAGCGGTGGTGGCTAGGAATGGGAATCCtactcctcatcctcgcaGCTATCGCCGTCCCAGTAGCTGTCGTGATGACCAGAAAACACACCAACAAACACACCACATCAGCCGGTACAGACTCAGACTCCTCCGACGATAACGCTCCAGCAAACCTCAACCTCAAAGGAATTAGCCGCGACAGCatcccctcctccgccaagGGCACCATCCTTGACCCCTTCACCTGGTACGACACAACCGACTTCAACGTAACCTACACAAACGCCACCGTCGGCGGCCTCCCCCTAATGGGCCTGAACAGCAGCTGGGACGATTCGACCCAGGCAAACGAACACGTTCCCCCGCTTAACGAATCCTTCCCCTACGGCTCCCAACCAATCCGCGGCGTAAACCTCGGCGGCTGGCTCTCCATCGAACCCTTCATCGTCCCATCCTTCTTCGACAAATACGATTCCTGGGAGGGTATCGTCGACGAATACACACTGACCCAACGCCTCGGCGACGCCGCAAACGCAACCCTCGAGAAACACTACGCCAAATTCATAACTGAGCAGGACTTCATCGACATCCGTGACGCAGGCCTCGACCACGTCCGCATCCAGTACTCCTACTGGGCCATCAAGACCTTCGACGAAAACGACAAACCCTACGTGTCCCAAATCGCATGGCGCTACCTCCTCCGCGCTATCGAGTACTGTCGCAAATACGGCCTCCGCGTAAACCTCGACCTGCACGGCCTCGTCGGCAGCCAGAACGGCTGGAATCATAGTGGTCGACAGGGCGCTATcgggtggttgaacgggACGGACGGCGCACTGAACCGCAAGCGCTCCCTCGAGCTCCACGactcgctgtccaagttcttcgCGCAGGACCGGTACAAAAACATAGTCACCATCTACGGCCTCGTCAACGAACCGCTTATGCTCTCGTTACCTATCAAAGATGTCCTTGAGTGGACGACCGAAGTCACAAAACTAGTGCAGGGAAACAACATCACGGCATGGATAGCCTTCCATGACGGCTTTCTGAACCTGAGCAAATGGAAGAAAATGCTCAAGGGCGATGATGTCCCCGATAACATGCTCCTCGACACGCACCAGTATACGATTTTCAACACGGGCCAGATCGTCCTCAAGCACGCTGATCGCGTCAATCTCATCTGTAATGACTGGTATCATATGATCCAGGAGATTAACACCACGGATGCTGG GTGGGGGCCCACAATCTGCGGCGAATGGTCCGCCGCCGACACCGACTGCGCGCCGTACCTCAACGACGTCGGCCGCGGCACCCGCTGGGAAGGAACTTTTTCCCCCGGTGACAGCACGCAGTACTGTCCCACCGCAGACACCGACGAGAAGTGTTCATGTGCGAATGCAAACGCGAACCCCGCGACGTATACTGATGGGTACAAGAAGTTCCTGCAGACATATGCGGAGGCGCAGATGAGTGCGTTTGAGACGGCGCAGGGGTGGTTTTATTGGACTTGGAAGACGGAGAGGGCGGCGCAGTGGAGTTATTCGACGGCATGGAAGGGCGGGTTTATGCCGAAGAAGGCTTATGAGCCGGCGTTTAGGTGTGGGGATGATGTGCCGGATTTTGGGGATTTGCCGGAGTATTATTGA